In Arachis stenosperma cultivar V10309 chromosome 1, arast.V10309.gnm1.PFL2, whole genome shotgun sequence, one DNA window encodes the following:
- the LOC130949917 gene encoding SAGA-associated factor 11 isoform X1, which yields MSAPNEENLSSHSQLSSHFFADLLDSIIVDVASECHRVARLGLDSNLEEEDEELKLSAQARVRVADPSNSNEANGKYVVDIFGQSHPSVASEIFECMNCGRSIMAGRFAPHLEKCMGKGRKARLKVTRSSTAAAAQNNRYSRGGPVSTYSSYSNHSSNNSMNRLPNGTSNFAGEEHSNGTFEP from the exons ATGTCAGCTCCTAATGAGGAAAACTTGTCGTCACATTCCCAG CTCTCATCTCATTTCTTCGCGgatctccttgattccattataGTCGATGTAGCATCAGAGTGTCACAGAGTAGCAAGGTTGGGCCTTGATTCTAAtttggaagaagaagatgaagaattgAAGTTGTCTGCACAAGCTAGGGTAAGGGTTGCCGATCCTAGCAATAGTAATGAAGCAAATGGCAAGTATGTGGTTGACATATTCGGACAAAGTCATCCTTCCGTGGCAAGTGAAATATTCGAATGCATGAATTGCGGCCGATCCATCATGGCCGGAAGGTTCGCCCCTCATTTGGAGAAGTGCATGGGGAAG GGTAGGAAGGCTCGTCTCAAAGTAACAAGAAGCAGCACGGCCGCTGCCGCGCAGAACAATCGGTACTCCCGAGGCGGTCCTGTTTCTACATACTCATCATATTCAAATCACTCTAGCAATAACAGCATGAACCGGTTGCCAAATGGAACCTCCAATTTTGCAGGTGAGGAGCACTCAAATGGGACATTCGAGCCGTGA
- the LOC130949917 gene encoding SAGA-associated factor 11 isoform X2 — MSAPNEENLSSHSQLSSHFFADLLDSIIVDVASECHRVARLGLDSNLEEEDEELKLSAQARVRVADPSNSNEANGKYVVDIFGQSHPSVASEIFECMNCGRSIMAGRFAPHLEKCMGKGRKARLKVTRSSTAAAAQNNR; from the exons ATGTCAGCTCCTAATGAGGAAAACTTGTCGTCACATTCCCAG CTCTCATCTCATTTCTTCGCGgatctccttgattccattataGTCGATGTAGCATCAGAGTGTCACAGAGTAGCAAGGTTGGGCCTTGATTCTAAtttggaagaagaagatgaagaattgAAGTTGTCTGCACAAGCTAGGGTAAGGGTTGCCGATCCTAGCAATAGTAATGAAGCAAATGGCAAGTATGTGGTTGACATATTCGGACAAAGTCATCCTTCCGTGGCAAGTGAAATATTCGAATGCATGAATTGCGGCCGATCCATCATGGCCGGAAGGTTCGCCCCTCATTTGGAGAAGTGCATGGGGAAG GGTAGGAAGGCTCGTCTCAAAGTAACAAGAAGCAGCACGGCCGCTGCCGCGCAGAACAATCG GTGA
- the LOC130962523 gene encoding probable phytol kinase 3, chloroplastic, whose amino-acid sequence MSLTHTPITLTMICRSSSTTTFTCCFQRFDPLHRFTHISIPISLTKPSSFSTPFLTLFKPSSSSSSLTLTTQPPQARRKFALPATMLHQNPLVSDICALAVSGAIAFSFLRFFEETAKRSLFDQKLNRKLVHVSIGLIFMLCWPLYSSDGWGPILASLIPGINIIRMLVIGLGIYKDEATVKSMSRFGDYRELLKGPLYYAATITLASIIYWRTSPISIAAICNLCAGDGLADIVGRRFGDKKIPYNRNKSYAGSIAMAAAGFLTSVGYMSYFSWFGYMEGSLKLVLGFLIVSVVTALVESLPISTELDDNLTVPLTSILVGSVIF is encoded by the exons ATGTCTCTCACTCACACTCCCATTACTCTCACCATGATTTGTAGAAGCAGCAGCACCACCACCTTCACATGCTGCTTTCAAAGATTTGACCCACTTCACCGTTTCACACACATTTCCATTCCCATTTCTCTCACTAAAccctcttctttttcaaccCCATTTCTAACCCTTTTCAaaccctcttcttcttcttcttctttgactCTCACAACGCAACCACCGCAAGCTCGCCGGAAATTCGCCCTGCCGGCAACCATGCTCCACCAAAACCCTCTAGTCTCCGACATCTGTGCTCTTGCTGTGTCTGGTGCTATCGCCTTCTCCTTCCTTAGGTTCTTTGAAGAGACCGCTAAACGATCCCTCTTTGACCAG AAATTGAATAGGAAACTTGTGCATGTAAGCATTGGGCTGATATTCATGCTCTGCTGGCCACTGTACAG TTCTGATGGTTGGGGACCCATCTTAGCTTCTCTTATTCCGGGTATCAATATAATTCGGATGCTTGTTATCGGGCTTGGAATATACAAGGATGAGGCCACCGTGAAATCAATGAGTAGATTTGGAGATTACAG GGAACTCCTTAAAGGACCACTATATTATGCTGCTACCATTACTTTGGCATCGATAATATACTGGAGAACTTCACCTATTTCCATAGCTGCAATTTGCAATCTGTGCGCAGGAGATG GCCTAGCTGACATTGTCGGAAGGCGATTTGGCGATAAAAAGATTCCTTACAATAGAAACAAGTCCTATGCTGGTTCAATTGCAATGGCAGCAGCTGGATTCTTAACTTCCGTCGG GTATATGAGCTATTTTTCGTGGTTTGGATACATGGAGGGAAGCTTGAAGTTGGTTCTGGGTTTTCTAATTGTGTCTGTTGTCACGGCACTTGTCGAGTCCCTTCCTATCAGCACCGAACTCGACGACAACCTCACGGTTCCCCTCACTTCCATATTGGTCGGAAGTGTCATCTTCTGA